The Thioalkalivibrio thiocyanodenitrificans ARhD 1 nucleotide sequence CACCTCGTTGCCCCTGGCGTCGGTCTCGGTGACCTTCTCCTGCCAGCCCTGCAGATCCCACAGCACGTGGGGCATACCCACGTTGGAGAATACCGTGTTGTTGACGCCGAACGGGCGATCCTTGTCCAGGTAGAAACTGCGCAGGAATGTGTAGAGCCAGTCCTCGCCGCGGGCCCGCGCCACCAGGGTCAGGTCCGGAGGCACCACATGGAAGGCTTCCTCCGCATCCGCTTCCGGGAAGGCGTTCTTCATCAGATCGCCCACACGGGTGGGATCGCCCTGCTCGTCACGGGTGAAGATCAGGTTGTCGCGAACCTGGTCCTCGGTCAGACCGAGGTCCTGACCGACGCGGGCGTAACGGCTGTACTGGGCCTGATGACAGCCCAGGCAGTAGTTGACGAAGTACTTGGCGCCTCTTTGCAGGGAAGCCTGGTTGGTCACGTCGATGTCGGCCTTGTCCACCTTCACGGAAGGCCCCGCGGCAAGGGATGCCGCGGGCACGGCCAGGCCCAGGAGAATCAGTATCAGGATCAGTTTCTTCATCACGCGGTCACCCTTTCCGGAACGGGCTTGTCCTGGCCTGTGCCGCGCATGAACGCGGGCAGCAGCAGGGTAATGGCCAGGTAGATGGTGGGAATCAGCCACACGCTCCAGACCAGCAGCGCGGTCTCGCTGTCCACGCGGGTCAGGTCGTAGACCGTGTACAGGCCCACCAGCACCAGGAAGGTCACCACGCTCATGACCATCGACCTTGCCCGGCTGTGGAACCAGAGCACGACGAAGAACACGAAGTACACGACGGTGGCGCGCAAGCCCAGTTCCACCAGCAGCGGGTCGGGCGGATTGGTGCCGAGCCAGGTCATCAGCATGAAGATCAGGCCGAAGAAGATCAGGTTGAACTTGTGCACCGGGCTGCGATAGCGGATCGACTTGACCGGGTTGCGGTCGATCCACGGCAGGAACAGCAGCACGAACACCGCGCCAAACATGGTCAACACACCCAGGAACGGATCCGGGATCACGCGCAGGGTGGTATAGAAGGCACCGTAATACCAGACCGGCGGAATGAAGTCCGGCGTGACCAGGGGATCGGCCATCACGAAGTTGTCCGCCTTCAGGAAATAGCCCCCGAACTCCGGCGCGAAGAACATCACGGCAAAGAACAGGATCAGGAACACGCCTACGCCGACGATATCCTTGACGGTGTAGTAGGGATGGAACGGGATGCCGTCGAGAGGCTTGCCATCGGGTCCCTTGAGCTTCTTGATCTCCACGCCGTCCGGGTTATTGGAGCCCACCTCGTGCAGCGCGATGATGTGCACGAACACCAGCATCACCAGCACCAGCGGCAGCGCCACCACGTGCAGGGCGAAGAACCGGTTGAGCGTGGCATCGGAGATCAGAAAGTCGCCGCGAATCCAGGTCACCAGATCCGGTCCGATGAAGGGGATGGTGGAGAACAGGTTCACGATCACCTGGGCGCCCCAGTAGGACATCTGCCCCCAGGGCAGGAGGTAGCCCATGAAGGCCTCCGCCATGAGCACCAGGAAGATCAGCCAGCCGAAGACCCACAGCAGTTCACGCGGCTGCTTGTAGGAACCGTAGAGCAGGGCGCGGAACATATGCAGATACACCACGATGAAGAACGCGGAGGCGCCGGTGGAATGCATGTAGCGGATGAACCAGCCCCACTGCACATCGCGCATGATGTACTCGACGGAGGCGAAGGCATACGCCGCATCCGGCTTGTAGAACATGGTGAGGAAGATGCCGGTGACCAGCTGGATCACCAGGACCACGATGGCCAGCGACCCGAGAAAGTACCAGAAATTGAAGTTCTTGGGGGCGTAGTATTCGGCCAGATGCTCGTTCCACCACTTGGTCATGGGGAAGCGCGCATCGATCCAGCCCGCCAGGGCGGTCAGTGACTTGCTCATCAGGCTGCTCCTTCGTCTTCACCCACCAGCAGCAGGGTGTCGGACAGGTAGAAGTGCGGCGGTATCACCAGGTTCGTGGGGGCCGGGAGATTGCGGTATACGCGCCCGGCCAGGTCGAACCGCGAACCATGACAGCCGCAGAAGAAGCCACCCCGCCATTCGGGCCCAAGATCATCCGGCGCCACTTCGGGCCGGTACGCGGGCGAACAGCCCAGATGCGTGCAGACCCCGACGACCACCAGGTACTCGGGCTTGATGGAGCGATGGATGTTCTGGGCGTAAGGCGGCTGCTGACTCTCCACCTCGGAGTCCGGGTCACGCAGACGCGGCGTCAGCTCAGCCAGGGAGTCGAGCATCTCCTCGGTGCGCCGCACGACCCATACCGGTTGACCGCGCCATTCCACGCGAATCAGCTGCCCCGGCTCGATCTGGGATATATCCACTTCCACCGGTGCGCCTGCCGCCTGGGCCCGTGCACTGGGCTGCCAGGACGCCAGGAAGGGTATCGCCGCCGCCACGACACCCGCGCCTCCGACCACCGTAGTGGCCGCAACCAGGAAGCGGCGCCGGCCCTGGTTAACGCCTTCGTTAGCCATTACAAGTCTCCCACTGAGAGTGCAATCATCATTCTTTATGCTGCCGCCCGAACTGGTGCCGGGCTTGTATCCACGGGGTGCGCTCCCGGACATACGGCAGCGCACCCCGTCCTTTGGCGGGCGAGTCAAGACGCGATAGGATTCCCGAACTGCGTGTTCAGGTCAAGCGCGCGCATGCGCGCGCGTGCGCAAGCAGCGGATTTATACCGGGTTTTCTATATCGATAAACTCATGCTGAAGATTGAATACGTCGGCCAGTCGGCTCCCGAGCGCGCGGGCGCCATCCCGCTCCGTGGCATGATGGCCCGCGGCGAAGTAGTGGATGCCGGCCTCACGGGCCACATGCACCGTCTGCTCGGAGATTTCACCGCTGATGTAGGCATCCAGCCCAAGGGCCGCCGCCTGTTCAATAAACCCCTGGGCCGCGCCGGTGCACCAGCCGATCCGCCGGATCTTCACGGGGCCGCCCTGCACCCACTGGGGCCTGCGCCCGAGCGCCGTCTCCAGGCGATCACACAACGCGGCGCCGTCCAGCGTCTCCGGCGGGCTTCCCACCAGACCCATGCCATCCTCGCGCAGATGCCCCTCTACCTGAAAACCCAGACGCGCGGCAAGTCTCGCATTGTTGCCCAGTTCCGGATGGGCATCCAGGGGCAGGTGGTAGGCCAGCAGACTGACATCATGGGTGAGCAGCAGACGCAGGCGCTCACGCTTCAGGCCCGTCACCCGGGCGTCCTCGCCCTTCCAGAAATAGCCATGATGCACCAGCAGCGCATCGGCTCCCTGCGCCACTGCCGCCTCGATGAAGGCACGGCTTGCCGTCACGCCGCTCGCCAGGCGGCGCACCGGACGCCCGCCCTCCACCTGCAGGCCGTTGGGGCAGTAATCGCTGAATCGACCGACGTCGAGCAGTTCGTCCGCGTGGCGGGCAAGCGCATGGATACTGGTCTCCACGGGTATACCTCCTTAAAACGCGCCACCATCGGGACACGGCTCATGCTATTGTAAATCCATGTCCAAGCTATCGCGATTCTTCGTCCAGGTGGTGGTGGTCGGCATCGCCGCGGCCGCAGTCATGGTCATTTTCTTCCCCGACCTCGTACGCGACAGCCGCCCGGTGGTCGAGGTGCGCCAGGGGGACGGGCCGGCGGTCGGGCCGCGCATGGAAGGACCGGTGTCCTACGCGGATGCGGTGGATCATGCCGCGCCCGCCGTGGTCAACATACACACCCGCAAGACGGTCACTCAGCAGGCCCACCCCTTCATGGAAGATCCGCTGTTCCGGCGTTTCTTCGGCGACCGATTCGACACGCCCGGCCAGCGCACGCAGACCAGCCTCGGCTCGGGTGTGATTTTCAGTCCCCAGGGTTACGTGCTCACCAACCACCATGTGATCCGCGATGCAGACGAGATCGAGGTGATGCTGGCCGACGGGCGCAGCCTTGACGTAGTCGTCGTGGGCACGGACCCCGATACAGATCTTGCCGTCCTTCGCATCGCCGCCGGCAACGGGGACCTTCCCAGCATCGCGGTGGGCGGCTCCTCGGACCTGCGGGTGGGGGACGTGGTGCTGGCCATCGGCAACCCCTTTGGCGTGGGTCAGACGGTGACACAGGGCATCGTCAGTGCCACGGGTCGGAGCCGCCTGGGGATCAACACCTACGAGGACTTCATCCAGACCGACGCGGCCATCAACCCGGGCAACAGCGGCGGCGCGCTCATCAACGCCCGCGGCGACCTGGTGGGCATCAACACCGCCATCTTCACCCGGTCCGGCGGATCCCATGGCATCGGCTTCGCCATCCCCGTGGATCTCGCCCGGGACGTCATGACGCAGATCATCGAGCAGGGCCAGGTGGTGCGCGGCTGGCTGGGGATCGAGGTACAGGAGATCACCCCGCAACTGGCCGAGTCGTTCGGCCTGGAAGACCGGCGCGGCGTGCTGATCGCCGGCGTGCTGCGCGAAAGCCCCGCGGGCCGCGCCGGCATGCAGCCCGGGGACATCATCACCCACATCGGCGGCGACCGGGTCACCGACGCCCAGGATGCGCTCAACTTCATCGCGCGGGCCCGCCCCGGCGACACCCTGCCCATGGAAGGCATCCGCGACGGCGAAAAGATCGAGATCCGCAGCGAAGTCGGCAAGCGCCCGGCGAGGCGGTAAAGGCTGTCAGTAGTCCGTTGTCAGTGGTCCGTTGTTCTGTGCCTTTCACAACTGACAACGGACTACTGACCAACAACCCTTCCGAGCGCAGCGAGGAAGCGCTCATTCTCCTCCGGCCGGCCCACGGTGACGCGCAGGCAGTCGGTCAGTGCGCCGCCCTGGCCGGACAGGTTCTTGATCAGCACGCCCGCCTCCTTAAGCCCCTGAAACACCGCATCCCCCCGCCCCGCCGGTACCCGGAACAGGATGAAGTTGGCCTCGCTGGGATAGGGCGTGACGCCGGGCAGACCGGCCAGCGCCCGGGCAAGGGTTTCACGGTCGCGACGGATGGCGGCGGCCTGCTCGTCCAGCACGTGGTGATGGGCGAGCGCGAAGTCGGCACTGGCCTGTGTGAGCACGTTGATGTTGTAGGGCAGGCGCACCTTGTCAAATTCCGACAGCCAGGCCGCGGGCCCGCACAGGTACCCGAGTCGAAGCCCGGCCAGGCCCTGCTTTGAGACCGTGCGCATCACCACCAGATTGGGATAACGGCCAAGGTCGGACAGGAAGCTGTCATCGGCGAACGGCGCGTAGGCCTCGTCCAGCACCACCAGCCCGGGCGCCGCCCGGATGACGGCCTCCACGTCCGGGCGGGAGAAACGGTTGCCCGTGGGATTGTTCGGATAGGCCAGGAACACCACGGCCGGGCGGTGCGCCTTCATGGCGGCCAGGAAGGCGGGCGTGTCCAGGGCAAAATCCTCGCCGAGAGGCACACCCACGTAGTTCATATCCGCATAGCCGGTAATCATGCGGTAC carries:
- a CDS encoding Nif3-like dinuclear metal center hexameric protein, giving the protein METSIHALARHADELLDVGRFSDYCPNGLQVEGGRPVRRLASGVTASRAFIEAAVAQGADALLVHHGYFWKGEDARVTGLKRERLRLLLTHDVSLLAYHLPLDAHPELGNNARLAARLGFQVEGHLREDGMGLVGSPPETLDGAALCDRLETALGRRPQWVQGGPVKIRRIGWCTGAAQGFIEQAAALGLDAYISGEISEQTVHVAREAGIHYFAAGHHATERDGARALGSRLADVFNLQHEFIDIENPV
- the petA gene encoding ubiquinol-cytochrome c reductase iron-sulfur subunit, with the translated sequence MANEGVNQGRRRFLVAATTVVGGAGVVAAAIPFLASWQPSARAQAAGAPVEVDISQIEPGQLIRVEWRGQPVWVVRRTEEMLDSLAELTPRLRDPDSEVESQQPPYAQNIHRSIKPEYLVVVGVCTHLGCSPAYRPEVAPDDLGPEWRGGFFCGCHGSRFDLAGRVYRNLPAPTNLVIPPHFYLSDTLLLVGEDEGAA
- a CDS encoding Do family serine endopeptidase; protein product: MSKLSRFFVQVVVVGIAAAAVMVIFFPDLVRDSRPVVEVRQGDGPAVGPRMEGPVSYADAVDHAAPAVVNIHTRKTVTQQAHPFMEDPLFRRFFGDRFDTPGQRTQTSLGSGVIFSPQGYVLTNHHVIRDADEIEVMLADGRSLDVVVVGTDPDTDLAVLRIAAGNGDLPSIAVGGSSDLRVGDVVLAIGNPFGVGQTVTQGIVSATGRSRLGINTYEDFIQTDAAINPGNSGGALINARGDLVGINTAIFTRSGGSHGIGFAIPVDLARDVMTQIIEQGQVVRGWLGIEVQEITPQLAESFGLEDRRGVLIAGVLRESPAGRAGMQPGDIITHIGGDRVTDAQDALNFIARARPGDTLPMEGIRDGEKIEIRSEVGKRPARR
- the hisC gene encoding histidinol-phosphate transaminase translates to MSDAANELVGQWIRPGIRALAAYHVPDATGLVKLDAMENPYHWPRELVDAWLEVLRGVALNRYPDPRSPQLIDTLRRVAGIPAEQSVILGNGSDELIQVIIMALAEPGRVVMSVEPSFVMYRMITGYADMNYVGVPLGEDFALDTPAFLAAMKAHRPAVVFLAYPNNPTGNRFSRPDVEAVIRAAPGLVVLDEAYAPFADDSFLSDLGRYPNLVVMRTVSKQGLAGLRLGYLCGPAAWLSEFDKVRLPYNINVLTQASADFALAHHHVLDEQAAAIRRDRETLARALAGLPGVTPYPSEANFILFRVPAGRGDAVFQGLKEAGVLIKNLSGQGGALTDCLRVTVGRPEENERFLAALGRVVGQ
- a CDS encoding cytochrome b; this encodes MSKSLTALAGWIDARFPMTKWWNEHLAEYYAPKNFNFWYFLGSLAIVVLVIQLVTGIFLTMFYKPDAAYAFASVEYIMRDVQWGWFIRYMHSTGASAFFIVVYLHMFRALLYGSYKQPRELLWVFGWLIFLVLMAEAFMGYLLPWGQMSYWGAQVIVNLFSTIPFIGPDLVTWIRGDFLISDATLNRFFALHVVALPLVLVMLVFVHIIALHEVGSNNPDGVEIKKLKGPDGKPLDGIPFHPYYTVKDIVGVGVFLILFFAVMFFAPEFGGYFLKADNFVMADPLVTPDFIPPVWYYGAFYTTLRVIPDPFLGVLTMFGAVFVLLFLPWIDRNPVKSIRYRSPVHKFNLIFFGLIFMLMTWLGTNPPDPLLVELGLRATVVYFVFFVVLWFHSRARSMVMSVVTFLVLVGLYTVYDLTRVDSETALLVWSVWLIPTIYLAITLLLPAFMRGTGQDKPVPERVTA
- a CDS encoding cytochrome c1 translates to MKKLILILILLGLAVPAASLAAGPSVKVDKADIDVTNQASLQRGAKYFVNYCLGCHQAQYSRYARVGQDLGLTEDQVRDNLIFTRDEQGDPTRVGDLMKNAFPEADAEEAFHVVPPDLTLVARARGEDWLYTFLRSFYLDKDRPFGVNNTVFSNVGMPHVLWDLQGWQEKVTETDARGNEVTRLELAESGSLSRAEYDAVVRDIVTFLSYMGEPIQHERKMLGIWVMLFLGLFTVLAYLLKKEYWKDIH